In Halovivax gelatinilyticus, the following are encoded in one genomic region:
- a CDS encoding adenosylhomocysteinase: MSTYPQISEQLDDIESAREEGRRKMEWARQHMPIMAAVREDFEANQPLAGERIAMAMHVEAKTAILVETLAAGGAEVAVTGCNPLSTHDDVSAALDDIENITCYAKREVDSDEYYAAIEATIDLEPTITVDDGMDLVAAIHEDYPELIDGIVGGCEETTTGVHRLRAMADDGALEYPVFAVNDTPMKRLFDNVHGTGESSLASLAMTTNLSWAGKTVVVGGFGYCGKGVARKAAGQNANVVVTEVEPRRALEAHMEGYDVMPMADAAEIGDVFITTTGNRDVVVAEHFERMKDGVLLANAGHFDVEIDLDALSDLAVDRYEARDGVEAYEMEDGRRLNVVAEGRLVNLAAPVSLGHPVEVMDQSFGVQAVAVRELLERDHADAYEPGVHDVPDALDKEIAEIKLDAEGVAYDDLTDTQREYMGSWDHGT, encoded by the coding sequence ATGAGTACGTATCCGCAGATTAGCGAGCAACTCGACGATATCGAGTCCGCCCGCGAGGAGGGCCGTCGGAAGATGGAGTGGGCGCGCCAGCACATGCCCATCATGGCGGCCGTTCGCGAGGACTTCGAAGCGAATCAGCCCCTCGCCGGCGAGCGCATCGCGATGGCGATGCACGTCGAGGCGAAGACGGCGATCTTAGTCGAGACGCTCGCGGCCGGCGGCGCCGAGGTGGCCGTCACCGGTTGCAACCCGCTGTCGACCCACGACGACGTTTCGGCCGCGCTGGACGATATCGAGAACATAACCTGCTACGCCAAGCGCGAGGTCGACTCCGACGAGTATTACGCCGCCATCGAGGCGACGATCGATCTCGAACCGACGATCACCGTCGACGACGGGATGGACCTCGTCGCCGCGATCCACGAGGACTACCCCGAACTCATCGACGGCATCGTCGGCGGCTGCGAGGAGACCACGACTGGCGTCCACCGCCTGCGCGCGATGGCCGACGACGGCGCCCTCGAGTACCCCGTCTTCGCGGTCAACGACACGCCGATGAAGCGGCTGTTCGACAACGTCCACGGCACCGGCGAGTCGTCGCTGGCCTCGCTCGCGATGACGACCAACCTCTCGTGGGCCGGCAAGACGGTCGTCGTCGGCGGCTTCGGCTACTGCGGGAAGGGCGTCGCTCGCAAGGCCGCCGGCCAGAACGCGAACGTCGTCGTCACCGAGGTCGAGCCGCGCCGCGCGCTCGAGGCCCACATGGAGGGCTACGACGTCATGCCGATGGCCGACGCCGCCGAGATCGGTGACGTCTTCATCACGACGACCGGCAACCGCGACGTCGTCGTCGCCGAGCACTTCGAGCGGATGAAAGACGGCGTCCTGCTCGCCAACGCGGGTCACTTCGACGTCGAGATCGACCTCGACGCGCTCTCTGACCTCGCCGTTGATCGCTACGAAGCCAGAGACGGCGTCGAGGCCTACGAGATGGAAGACGGCCGCCGACTCAACGTCGTCGCCGAGGGCCGACTCGTCAACCTCGCCGCGCCCGTCTCGCTCGGCCACCCGGTCGAAGTCATGGACCAGTCCTTCGGCGTCCAGGCCGTCGCCGTCCGCGAGCTCCTAGAGCGCGACCACGCCGACGCGTACGAACCCGGCGTCCACGACGTCCCCGACGCGCTCGACAAAGAGATCGCCGAGATCAAACTCGACGCGGAGGGCGTCGCCTACGACGACCTCACCGACACCCAGCGCGAGTACATGGGCAGCTGGGATCACGGAACGTAG
- a CDS encoding CPBP family intramembrane glutamic endopeptidase has product MRSQRAESTVEAPGGPVRAVLAGIGLTLLGIFVAELFTLPAIALDPNLLSEPGDASLSARTIFFILNFVGMAAAGGLYLFYTDRGWDFVDLALPDRTDWVYTIGGTAVILLVYVIANVLITVFDIPSADTGILEFIGDDEAMVLILIAIAFLFNSPAEEFLFRNVIQKRLYAAFTRTNAIIVASAIFSLVHLPVYAVFADSVLAMAVPLTMLFVGGLILGYAYVETENLFAPIIIHAVYNSVIWGLLYISMVYDVQFDEPIDMIGQFGGVLW; this is encoded by the coding sequence ATGCGAAGTCAACGGGCGGAGTCGACCGTCGAGGCACCCGGCGGGCCGGTCCGGGCCGTCCTGGCCGGAATCGGGCTGACGCTCCTCGGTATCTTCGTCGCCGAACTGTTCACGCTGCCGGCCATCGCGCTCGATCCGAACCTGCTCTCCGAGCCGGGTGACGCGTCGCTGTCGGCGCGGACGATCTTCTTCATCTTGAACTTCGTCGGCATGGCCGCCGCGGGGGGACTCTACCTCTTTTACACCGATCGAGGCTGGGACTTCGTCGACCTCGCGCTCCCTGATCGGACCGACTGGGTGTACACCATCGGCGGAACCGCGGTGATCCTCCTCGTCTACGTGATCGCCAACGTCCTCATCACTGTCTTCGACATTCCCTCGGCGGACACGGGCATACTCGAGTTCATCGGTGACGACGAGGCGATGGTGTTGATCCTCATCGCGATCGCCTTTCTGTTCAACTCGCCGGCCGAAGAGTTCCTCTTCCGGAACGTCATCCAGAAGCGCCTCTACGCCGCGTTCACGCGAACGAACGCGATCATCGTCGCGAGCGCCATCTTCTCGCTCGTCCACCTGCCCGTCTACGCCGTCTTCGCCGACTCGGTGCTGGCGATGGCCGTTCCGCTGACGATGCTGTTCGTCGGCGGGTTGATCCTCGGCTACGCGTACGTCGAGACCGAGAACCTCTTCGCGCCGATCATCATCCACGCCGTCTACAACTCGGTCATCTGGGGACTGCTCTACATCTCGATGGTGTACGACGTCCAGTTCGACGAGCCGATCGACATGATCGGCCAATTCGGTGGCGTGCTCTGGTGA
- a CDS encoding winged helix-turn-helix domain-containing protein, with amino-acid sequence MDDSPIVEVQDAEAAFSVLSDRTRIDILRALFDADDEPLTFAALRESVGIRDSGQFNYHLGKLTDGFVRKTDDGYELRSAGRNVIGALLAGSYTMAGSIDPIPLDEPCPSCEFGRSAGERGGTDETVSTGADRGTLTFDYEDDRVRIECSTCPFQTAFPLPPGALADHPVERYPHVADRYLRTLLAQCRNEFCSQCYAHVEPSFTTFDELSSIEPPTTFFDAVAVVYECDRCEMSTQANLSTLLLDHPLVSAFFLEFGIDVRDEPLWRMGAIAGEPRSTMLDDGLAEVSFVADDARLTLTVDDRLEVVDSRRSG; translated from the coding sequence ATGGACGACTCGCCCATCGTCGAAGTACAGGACGCCGAAGCGGCGTTCTCCGTCCTCTCGGATCGGACGCGCATCGACATCCTCCGGGCGCTCTTCGATGCGGACGACGAACCGCTGACGTTCGCCGCGCTACGGGAATCGGTGGGAATTCGCGACTCCGGCCAGTTCAACTACCATCTCGGGAAGCTGACGGACGGCTTCGTCCGCAAAACCGACGACGGCTACGAGCTTCGGTCAGCTGGACGCAACGTCATCGGGGCGCTGCTCGCGGGCTCGTACACGATGGCCGGCTCGATCGATCCGATCCCGCTCGACGAACCCTGTCCGTCCTGTGAATTCGGTCGGAGTGCCGGCGAACGCGGTGGCACCGACGAGACGGTCTCGACGGGCGCAGATCGGGGAACGTTGACGTTCGACTACGAGGACGACCGGGTGCGGATCGAGTGTTCGACCTGTCCGTTCCAGACGGCGTTTCCACTCCCGCCCGGAGCGCTCGCCGATCACCCGGTCGAGCGGTATCCTCACGTGGCAGACCGGTACCTTCGGACGTTGCTGGCGCAGTGTCGAAACGAGTTCTGCTCGCAGTGTTACGCTCACGTCGAGCCATCGTTCACGACCTTCGACGAACTGAGCTCGATCGAACCGCCGACGACGTTCTTCGACGCCGTCGCGGTCGTCTACGAGTGTGATCGATGCGAGATGAGTACCCAGGCCAACCTGTCGACGCTCTTGCTCGATCATCCGCTGGTATCCGCGTTCTTCCTCGAGTTCGGCATCGACGTTCGCGACGAACCGCTTTGGCGGATGGGAGCGATCGCCGGTGAGCCGCGGTCAACGATGCTCGACGATGGCCTGGCGGAGGTGTCGTTCGTCGCCGACGACGCGCGGTTGACGCTGACCGTCGACGACCGACTCGAAGTGGTGGACTCGCGGCGATCGGGGTGA
- a CDS encoding PGF-CTERM sorting domain-containing protein, which produces MVERSVTGAKTVPTADDGIPGFTATVAIIAITGVVFVINRR; this is translated from the coding sequence ATGGTCGAACGAAGTGTCACTGGGGCCAAAACCGTTCCGACAGCGGACGATGGCATCCCTGGCTTCACGGCGACCGTCGCCATCATCGCGATTACAGGTGTAGTGTTCGTGATCAACCGACGATAG
- a CDS encoding universal stress protein: MRRDADGPLGDVEAVIGPTERDVRVETAAGKPGREIVRFADEHDADHIVVGNHGREGVARVLVGSVAEQVVSRASMPVTVVR; the protein is encoded by the coding sequence TTGCGACGAGACGCGGACGGACCTCTCGGCGACGTCGAAGCGGTCATCGGTCCGACGGAGCGAGACGTCAGGGTAGAGACGGCTGCCGGCAAACCGGGTCGCGAGATCGTCCGCTTCGCCGACGAACACGACGCCGACCATATCGTCGTCGGTAACCACGGCCGGGAGGGCGTCGCTCGCGTGCTGGTTGGCAGCGTCGCCGAGCAGGTGGTCAGCCGGGCGTCGATGCCGGTCACCGTCGTTCGCTGA
- a CDS encoding S8 family serine peptidase, translating to MFVGVAFTGVGASDTVLGSDHHGVEADNGSSAEAEIDMVLQGADGEVEVILRLSDVDESLLPGDRETSATTLQTHAAVTQEPVLDRLERMDGVTIENRWWITNAIMVTVDTDRADLERLAGIDGIQELHRNHQFAAPEPVNVDADAEPTGDAYTYGLEQINVPATWDEFETTGQYIRVTVADTGVDADHPDIELAEEDGWIDFIGDSSDPVDNDGHGTHVSGTIAGGDSSGTAIGVAPDVELANARVCEGSTCDGAAIMNSIQWAVDTESDILSMSLGGPISGDYVDPVRNAMDAGTLVVASIGNDGEGTAGSPGAVYDSLASGATTEDEEVADFSGGLLIDSEDAFGDDAPDDWPDEYITPDIAAPGDDVLSAIPGGGYHTMSGTSMSAPHKSGAAALLLAASGGGLGPYDLVDVLEQTAWKPDDWDESNADDAIGGKDNRYGSGIIDVYAATASVAVDSGIEGVVTDDAGDPIEGAIVSVGGQSIETNVTGAYDAVLAPGTYDVTIDKFGYATETVTVTIDNETHVAERNFELADSMAVELDSGQPKGIMAGDTFTVSFTVANLESYAVDRKPGYDGVLSFTFDGEPIDEGEAVDVDDVSGEVALEVTTEVDTTGDLELEHTFTGSSDSEILTTRPTAVLEQQVSVAVVDDETLGHDVATRLNGQSDESVSVSVIDGAEAVTAASDGEYDVFVVQNIDEGHVQDFASYTNGDSTGVVWLDQWGNDQWGDESNGISVKSSVLDNPTSTSMSLNDQDPKLEILADHPIFEGVGEQGNLVSIHDANDPDRTWFAGYDGDVIGYIQAGGVTDGDGIGVDEGNRTVLLSSFGSTEYVTSGDYTSEADQILANAVEFVADDGVEPATFSGSVTIGDNPAPEGAVVEAYVDGELRGTTTVETPGEYGTADDPLVVDGAADDEGATVTFEVDGLSIEETAEWSAGGEYSLDLNASGTATIEVALGDDRFEQPIDDATVTATGTYGEFEAIELTAGEYRIEDLPADTYDVTAEAQGYDAETNDSVAVEADGTTEVDFWLVGNGAINGTIANAVTQQKLADATVTVTYPDGSTTDPVETDDAGDFAVDGLPGTGETYTIDVHADGFETATIEREIDAGDTDVGQIELNGSASIAGTVEDADGGPIEGVSIAVTSETGGEYHAQTGADGTYVVERVPGDASEYTVAMSKPGYTTNATTLESVTGDETDVDATLTRHAYYFAVDDLSAPDEVTEGDTVEIEATVANLGTDDGNDTVTLFVQDEEWANQSVSLNGTDDPADAATTTVSFTHEPSDAGSMTYNVTTSSESTEAEVTVEEASSGGISLPPPPAPEPSISVLSMELVTTEITVGETADVLVELRNSGDADGEQTLELAVDGAVVETATFDVPAGERIETTLSHAFDEPGTYELAVDGEIIGFVTVEHPADSDESSDDTEQTDDGDDESEPADDVGDDHVGDDGDGIPGFTPVVALIALSAVTLVARRRL from the coding sequence GTGTTCGTTGGGGTAGCGTTTACCGGCGTTGGCGCGTCCGATACAGTACTCGGGTCCGATCATCACGGCGTCGAAGCCGACAACGGCTCGTCGGCGGAGGCCGAGATCGACATGGTGCTTCAGGGGGCGGATGGTGAGGTCGAAGTTATTCTTCGACTTTCGGACGTGGATGAGTCACTGCTGCCTGGCGATCGAGAGACCTCGGCAACCACCTTACAGACACACGCTGCGGTGACACAGGAACCAGTTCTCGACCGACTCGAACGGATGGACGGGGTAACGATCGAAAACCGCTGGTGGATCACGAACGCGATCATGGTGACGGTCGACACCGATCGGGCCGACCTCGAGAGACTCGCCGGTATCGACGGCATCCAGGAGTTACATCGAAATCACCAGTTTGCAGCCCCCGAACCCGTCAACGTCGACGCCGACGCGGAACCGACCGGTGACGCGTACACGTACGGACTCGAACAGATCAACGTACCGGCGACGTGGGACGAGTTCGAAACTACGGGCCAGTATATCCGAGTAACGGTCGCCGATACCGGTGTGGATGCTGACCATCCGGATATCGAATTAGCCGAAGAGGACGGCTGGATAGACTTCATCGGAGATTCGTCCGACCCGGTTGACAATGACGGGCACGGCACACACGTGAGCGGGACGATCGCGGGCGGCGACTCGTCGGGTACGGCGATCGGCGTCGCTCCGGACGTCGAACTGGCAAATGCACGGGTCTGTGAAGGCAGTACCTGCGACGGTGCGGCAATCATGAATTCGATTCAGTGGGCTGTCGATACCGAATCGGATATTTTGAGTATGAGTCTAGGCGGTCCCATATCCGGTGATTACGTCGACCCGGTTCGCAACGCAATGGATGCAGGAACGTTAGTCGTCGCCTCGATCGGGAACGACGGTGAAGGAACGGCCGGCTCACCAGGGGCCGTGTACGATTCCCTGGCGAGCGGTGCAACCACCGAGGACGAGGAGGTTGCTGACTTTTCCGGTGGACTGTTGATCGACTCCGAGGACGCCTTCGGTGACGACGCTCCCGACGACTGGCCGGATGAGTACATCACTCCGGACATTGCAGCACCTGGGGATGATGTTTTGAGTGCAATACCAGGTGGTGGGTACCATACAATGTCAGGTACGTCAATGTCCGCTCCCCACAAGAGCGGTGCCGCGGCGCTACTTCTCGCTGCATCGGGTGGTGGGCTGGGGCCATATGACCTAGTCGATGTATTGGAACAGACGGCCTGGAAGCCGGACGACTGGGATGAAAGCAATGCGGATGACGCCATCGGCGGAAAGGATAATCGCTACGGTAGCGGTATTATCGATGTGTACGCTGCTACTGCGTCGGTAGCGGTCGATTCGGGAATCGAGGGTGTCGTGACCGATGACGCTGGAGATCCAATCGAAGGGGCAATCGTCTCGGTCGGTGGACAGTCGATCGAAACAAACGTGACGGGTGCGTACGATGCCGTCCTTGCACCGGGAACCTACGACGTGACAATCGATAAGTTCGGATACGCCACAGAGACGGTGACGGTCACGATCGATAATGAGACGCACGTCGCCGAGCGCAACTTCGAACTCGCCGATTCGATGGCCGTCGAGCTGGACTCCGGTCAGCCGAAGGGAATAATGGCAGGCGATACGTTCACCGTCTCGTTCACCGTGGCGAACCTCGAGTCGTATGCCGTCGACCGGAAACCAGGATACGACGGCGTACTCTCGTTTACGTTCGACGGCGAGCCGATCGACGAGGGCGAGGCGGTCGACGTAGACGACGTCAGCGGTGAAGTCGCTCTCGAAGTCACCACCGAAGTCGATACGACCGGTGACCTCGAACTCGAACACACCTTTACGGGGTCGTCCGACAGCGAAATTCTCACGACCAGACCAACGGCAGTTCTCGAACAACAAGTCTCTGTGGCCGTCGTTGACGACGAAACATTGGGTCACGATGTCGCCACTCGTCTTAACGGTCAGTCCGACGAGAGCGTTTCCGTCTCCGTGATCGACGGCGCCGAGGCCGTTACTGCGGCTTCAGACGGCGAGTACGACGTCTTCGTCGTCCAAAACATCGACGAAGGACACGTGCAGGACTTTGCCTCTTACACGAACGGTGACTCGACGGGTGTCGTCTGGCTCGATCAATGGGGTAACGATCAATGGGGTGATGAAAGTAACGGAATCTCTGTAAAGTCTAGCGTCTTAGACAATCCGACATCGACATCTATGAGTCTCAATGATCAAGATCCTAAACTCGAGATCCTCGCTGATCATCCGATCTTCGAGGGGGTAGGTGAGCAAGGTAATCTCGTGTCCATCCACGACGCCAACGACCCCGATCGAACTTGGTTTGCGGGATACGACGGTGACGTGATCGGATATATTCAGGCCGGTGGTGTAACGGATGGAGATGGAATCGGCGTCGATGAAGGAAACCGAACGGTTTTGCTTTCTTCGTTCGGTTCTACCGAGTACGTCACGAGTGGTGATTACACGTCCGAGGCTGACCAAATCTTAGCCAACGCGGTTGAGTTTGTTGCCGACGACGGTGTAGAACCAGCCACCTTCTCCGGCTCGGTCACCATCGGCGACAACCCGGCACCCGAAGGTGCCGTGGTCGAGGCGTACGTCGACGGCGAACTCCGCGGCACGACGACCGTCGAAACGCCCGGAGAGTACGGGACCGCCGACGATCCGCTCGTCGTCGACGGAGCAGCGGACGACGAGGGGGCCACCGTGACCTTCGAGGTCGACGGCCTTTCGATCGAAGAAACTGCCGAGTGGTCGGCCGGTGGCGAGTACAGCCTCGACCTTAACGCATCGGGTACCGCCACGATCGAGGTGGCGCTTGGAGACGACCGATTCGAGCAACCGATCGACGACGCGACGGTAACGGCCACGGGAACCTACGGGGAGTTCGAGGCGATCGAACTGACGGCCGGCGAGTACCGCATCGAAGACCTACCAGCCGATACGTACGACGTCACGGCGGAGGCTCAGGGTTACGACGCCGAGACAAACGACTCAGTCGCCGTCGAGGCGGACGGAACCACCGAAGTCGACTTCTGGCTAGTGGGTAACGGCGCGATCAATGGTACCATCGCGAACGCCGTGACCCAGCAGAAACTCGCCGACGCGACCGTGACGGTCACCTACCCGGATGGGTCGACCACCGATCCGGTCGAGACGGACGACGCGGGCGACTTCGCGGTCGATGGCCTCCCGGGAACGGGCGAGACGTACACGATCGACGTCCACGCGGACGGCTTCGAGACGGCGACGATCGAACGCGAGATCGACGCGGGCGACACCGACGTGGGACAGATCGAGCTGAACGGATCGGCCTCGATCGCCGGTACCGTCGAGGACGCCGACGGCGGACCGATCGAGGGCGTTTCGATCGCCGTCACGTCGGAGACGGGCGGGGAGTATCACGCTCAAACGGGCGCCGACGGAACCTACGTCGTCGAACGCGTCCCCGGTGACGCGTCGGAGTACACGGTTGCGATGTCGAAGCCGGGGTACACGACCAACGCGACCACGCTCGAATCGGTCACGGGAGACGAGACTGACGTAGACGCGACGCTCACCAGACACGCGTACTACTTCGCCGTGGACGATCTCAGCGCCCCCGACGAGGTAACGGAGGGAGACACCGTCGAGATCGAGGCGACTGTTGCGAATCTCGGTACGGATGACGGAAACGACACGGTCACGCTGTTTGTCCAGGACGAGGAGTGGGCAAATCAATCGGTCTCGCTTAACGGTACCGACGACCCGGCTGACGCGGCGACCACGACCGTCTCGTTCACGCACGAGCCGTCGGACGCTGGTTCAATGACGTACAACGTTACCACGTCGAGCGAATCGACCGAAGCGGAGGTGACCGTCGAAGAGGCCAGCAGCGGCGGGATTTCCCTCCCGCCACCGCCGGCACCCGAACCGTCGATATCCGTACTCTCGATGGAACTCGTTACGACGGAGATCACGGTCGGTGAGACGGCGGACGTCCTCGTCGAACTGAGAAACTCGGGAGACGCGGACGGCGAGCAGACGCTCGAACTGGCCGTCGACGGCGCGGTCGTGGAGACGGCCACGTTCGACGTGCCGGCCGGCGAACGGATCGAGACGACGCTCTCACACGCGTTCGACGAACCGGGAACCTACGAACTCGCCGTCGACGGCGAAATCATCGGATTCGTGACGGTCGAGCACCCGGCGGATTCGGACGAGTCGAGCGACGATACCGAGCAGACCGACGACGGTGACGACGAATCGGAGCCAGCGGACGATGTCGGTGATGACCACGTTGGCGACGACGGAGACGGTATTCCGGGCTTTACGCCCGTTGTCGCACTCATCGCGTTGTCGGCTGTGACACTCGTCGCTCGCCGTCGATTGTGA
- the hjc gene encoding Holliday junction resolvase Hjc codes for MSQAKGDRRERELVNRLDEAGFAVMRAPASGSATERELPDVLAGDGEVFYAIEAKSSSGNPIYLTGEEVEALIYFARNFGAKPRIGVRFDREDWYFFHPGDLHHTDGGNYRVKKETAIADGTDFDEFVGVSEKVTLDEVGDGGESAGPDPEIVRVLNAVEQGIMDVEEAAELLE; via the coding sequence ATGTCTCAGGCGAAGGGTGACCGACGCGAGCGCGAACTCGTCAACCGGCTCGACGAGGCCGGGTTCGCCGTCATGCGCGCACCCGCCAGCGGCTCTGCGACCGAACGCGAACTGCCGGACGTGCTGGCCGGCGACGGCGAGGTGTTCTACGCGATCGAGGCCAAATCGAGTTCGGGCAACCCGATCTATCTCACCGGCGAAGAGGTCGAGGCGCTCATCTACTTCGCGCGAAACTTCGGCGCGAAACCCCGAATCGGCGTCCGCTTCGACCGTGAAGACTGGTACTTCTTCCACCCGGGCGACCTCCACCACACCGACGGCGGAAACTACCGCGTCAAGAAGGAGACCGCCATCGCCGACGGGACCGACTTCGACGAGTTCGTCGGCGTGAGCGAGAAGGTGACCTTAGACGAGGTGGGAGACGGCGGCGAGTCCGCGGGACCCGACCCGGAGATCGTTCGGGTTCTGAACGCCGTCGAACAGGGAATCATGGACGTCGAGGAGGCCGCGGAGTTGCTGGAGTGA